The DNA window AACAGCGAGCGGATGTCCATCTCGAGCTCGAGCTTGGATTGCGCTTCGCCGCGAAAGGCCGACACGCCGCTGGACATCCCCTTGGCGTAGAGCGCGAACTCGTCGGGGTTGGTGGCGTAGCCCTGACCGGTCTCAAAGCTGATCGCCTCGTTGTTGTACAGATCGAGCAGCGACTGGTTGAACGAGATCATCCCCGGCTGGTTGGGCGCCTTGATCAGGTCGCCCAGCTCCTCCACGCGTTGCTCGCGCACCAGCTTGGCCACGGCCGGGGTGGCGCTGAGCAGCTCGATTGCCACGGCGCGTCCCTTGCCGTCGGCGCGCGGCACCAGCCGCTGGGAGACCACGCCGGCCAGGCTCAGCGAGAGGTCCATCGCCGCCTGATGGCGCATGTGCTCGGGGTAGTAGCTCAAGATGCGCTGCAGGGTCTGGGTGGTGTCGATGGTGTGCAGGGTCGAAAGCACCAGGTGGCCGGTCAGCGCCGCGGAAAGCGCCACGGACATCGTGTCCGGATCGCGCATCTCGCCGATGAAGATCACGTCCGGGCTCTGGCGCACAACGTGGCGCAGGGCCGAGGCGAATGAGAGCGTGTCGCTGTTGATCTCGCGCTGGCTGATCCGCGATCTGATGTCGCGGTGGATGAACTCGATCGGGTCCTCGATGGTGACGATGTGCACGCGCCGCGTGCTGTTGATGTGGTTCAGCATCGCCGCCAGGGTGGTCGACTTGCCCGAGCCCGTGGCGCCGGTAACCAGCACCAGGCCGCGCGGCATCTGGGCCAGTTCGGCCAGCTCCGGCGGCAGCCCCAGCTCGTCGAACTTCAGCTCGCCCGGCGGCAGGACGCGCGCGACCAGCGCCAATTTCCCCTGCTGGCGGCTGATGTTGAGGCGAAACCGACGTCCGTCGGGCAGGCTTAAACCCATGTCCAGGTCGCCGCTATGGTCGAGCTTGGCGCGCGCCTCGGGAGTCAGCAGCTTGGACAGGAACTGATCGAGGTCCGCGGGCTTGGTCGGTCCCATCTTCAGCGCCGAGACCACGCCGTTGATCCGCACCGCCGGAATCTTGCCCGGCGTGATAAACAAGTCCGACAGATTGCGGCCGCGCATCTGCGAGAGCAGCTTCTCGATTACTCCGCGTTCGGCGTTGGCGTCTTTTTCGGACATCGCCACCCTCCCCCGTGCCTGTTAATCGCCCAGCGGTCGGTCAGGTCAAGCCAGGATTATTAATCAGATCTTTCCCGTTTCCAGCCCGAGCTCGCGTTGGCGCGGGTTGTACTCGTACGACAACGAGCGGCCGGTCCAGCAGTAGTGGCACAGGTTCTCCTCGGGCAGCCCGATGGCCTTGATCATATCGTCCAGCCGTTGGTAGCGCAGGGTCGTGGCGCCGAGGTGTTGGGCGATCCAATCGACCATTCTCTTGTACTGCGGCGTATCCGGGTCAAGGTAGGGACCGAGGTTGGTCTGGTCTCCGCCGCTGATCACGTTGATCGCGCGGCGCGCGATCAGCTCGTCGACTTTGCGCGTGGAGAGCGCGAAACGGCAGGGGAACATCAGCGGCGGACAGGCCGGCCGCAGGTGGACCTCCTTGGCGCCGAAGTCCCAGAGCTTTTGCATGGTGAAGCTCTTGAGCTGGGTGCCGCGGACGATCGAGTCCTCGCAGATCACCAGCCGGTTGCCGCGAATCACGTCGGGCACGGGCAGCAGTTTCATCTGGGCCACCTGATCGCGGATCTTCTGCGAGGGCGGAATGTACGAACGGCCGTAACCCGGGGTGTACTTGACCAGCGCGCGGCGCAACGGCAACCCGGACTCCATCGCGTAGCCCACGGCGTGACCCATGCCCGAGTCGGGGACTCCGGACACCAGGTCGGCCTGCACGTCGTCGCGGCGGGCCATCATCGCGCCGCAACGTTCGCGCACTCCCTCCACGCCGATCCACTCGTAGCTCGACGCCGGGTAGCCGGTGTAGATCCAGAGAAAGGAACAGATCTGCATCTGCTCTCCGGGTTTGCGCAGCACGCGGTAGCCCTCGTTGTTGACGATCACGATCTCGCCCGGCCCGAGCAGCTTCAACGGCTTGAACTCCAGGTTGGTAAAGGCGCACTGCTCCGAGGCCAGCATGTAGTCGCCGTTGCGCTCGCCGAGCACCAGCGGCGTGCGGCCCAGCCTGTCGCGGGCCGCGATGATCCCGTCCGCGGTCAGCAGCAGCAGCGAGGCCGAGCCCTGAATCCGGTCGTAGATCTGCTCCACGCCTTGGACCAAGGTCTCGCCGGTCTCGATCAGCTTGGCCAGCAGTTCCACCGAGTTGATCTCGCCGGTGGAGGTCTCAGTGAAGATCGACCCGCCGTTGAACAGCTCCTGGGTCAGCTCGTCCTTGTTGTCGATCATCCCGGCCATCGCCAGGGCGTAACTGCCGAAGCGCGAGTGGATCAGCAGCGGCTGGGCGTCCGCGTCGCTGATCACGCCGACGCCCATTTTGCCGCGCATCTTCAGGTAGTCCTCGGAGAAACGCGATTTGAACTGACCTTGAGTAATGTCGTGGATCTTCTTGTAGATCTTTTCACCGTGGAC is part of the Candidatus Alcyoniella australis genome and encodes:
- a CDS encoding PilT/PilU family type 4a pilus ATPase, giving the protein MSEKDANAERGVIEKLLSQMRGRNLSDLFITPGKIPAVRINGVVSALKMGPTKPADLDQFLSKLLTPEARAKLDHSGDLDMGLSLPDGRRFRLNISRQQGKLALVARVLPPGELKFDELGLPPELAELAQMPRGLVLVTGATGSGKSTTLAAMLNHINSTRRVHIVTIEDPIEFIHRDIRSRISQREINSDTLSFASALRHVVRQSPDVIFIGEMRDPDTMSVALSAALTGHLVLSTLHTIDTTQTLQRILSYYPEHMRHQAAMDLSLSLAGVVSQRLVPRADGKGRAVAIELLSATPAVAKLVREQRVEELGDLIKAPNQPGMISFNQSLLDLYNNEAISFETGQGYATNPDEFALYAKGMSSGVSAFRGEAQSKLELEMDIRSLLAHVLELGGSDLHLTVGRPPIVRVSGDLKPLDARPLTVADMRMLLFSILSSRQRSVYELEREIDFALALEDGRRFRVNAYYQRGHMAAALRAIPSRVPGHADLHIPEAVIKLADRPQGLFLVVGPTGSGKTTTLACMVDRINARRKCRIITIEDPIEYSHESNKATVDQRELHSDTHSFAAALKYILRQDPDVIMVGEMRDQETISAAMTAAETGHLVLSTMHTNDAVQTIDRVIDVFPSHQQNQIRSQLAGVLAGVASQRLLPRLEDNGRIPAFEVMVANPAIRNIIRENRMHQAQSILETSRQDGMVTMDAALRGLFDQGLISYQEALLHVRNPKNLGPQPNSKGK
- a CDS encoding amidophosphoribosyltransferase, which produces MSGICGVVSSGDCAELLLFCTDYHTHLGSQLAGMAVHGEKIYKKIHDITQGQFKSRFSEDYLKMRGKMGVGVISDADAQPLLIHSRFGSYALAMAGMIDNKDELTQELFNGGSIFTETSTGEINSVELLAKLIETGETLVQGVEQIYDRIQGSASLLLLTADGIIAARDRLGRTPLVLGERNGDYMLASEQCAFTNLEFKPLKLLGPGEIVIVNNEGYRVLRKPGEQMQICSFLWIYTGYPASSYEWIGVEGVRERCGAMMARRDDVQADLVSGVPDSGMGHAVGYAMESGLPLRRALVKYTPGYGRSYIPPSQKIRDQVAQMKLLPVPDVIRGNRLVICEDSIVRGTQLKSFTMQKLWDFGAKEVHLRPACPPLMFPCRFALSTRKVDELIARRAINVISGGDQTNLGPYLDPDTPQYKRMVDWIAQHLGATTLRYQRLDDMIKAIGLPEENLCHYCWTGRSLSYEYNPRQRELGLETGKI